In Deltaproteobacteria bacterium, the genomic window GACCTGTGCCGCCAGCGCGTCCGACAGGTAGTCCCCGTTCAGGTTCGGCGTCGCAATCACCTGAAACTCTTCGGGCCTCAGCAACACCTGCTGGAACAGCATATCCGCAATTCGGTCCTTGATCACCAACTTGCCCTCCGGAGGCTCACCGCCGTGTTTCGCAAATACGCTTTCTTCGGTAATGACCTTGTCGCCGAAGCGTTCCGCCGCCACTTCGTAGCCCCAGTTTCTGAAGGCCCCCTCCGTGAATTTCATGATGTTGCCCTTGTGCATCAGCGTTACGCTCGACTTTCGGTTTTCCAGGGCATAGGCGATGGCGGACGCCACCAGGCGCTTCGTTTTGGCCGCGCTGATGGGTTTGATGCCGATGCCCGCATCGGGAGGCAGCACCGTCGCCATCTCTTCCGACAGAAACTTGCTTACTTTTCCGGCTTCCTCACTGCCGGCCTGCCATTCGATCCCCGCATACAGGTCTTCGGTATTTTCCCGGAAGATAACCATGTCCACCTTCTCGGGATGTTTCAAGGGGCTCGGGACAGGATCGATGTAGTTTACCGGACGCACACAGGCAAACAAATCCAGCTGCTGGCGGATGGCGACGTTCACGCTGCGGATACCCTCGCCCACCGGCGTCGTCAGAGGCCCCTTGATGGCCACCACGTGCTCCCGGATCGAATCCAGGGTCTCTTCCGGCAGCCATTCACCGGTCGCGTTAAAGCCCTTTTCTCCGGCCAGCACTTCAAGCCAGGCAACAGCGCGCCCGCCTTTGTAGACTTTTTTCACGGCCTCGTCAAAAACCAGCCGGGAAGCGTTCCAAATGTCCGGACCGGTTCCGTCACCCTCGACAAAAGGAATCGTTACATGGTCCGGGACCTCCAGCTTGCCCTCTTTTTTCGTTATTTTCATTGCGATCCTCTCTTTTACCCTCCCCTACGGGGAACGAGATAAAATGCCACTTCCACCGGCGATCGCTACGGAAACAAGTCTGCCGCATGGAAACCTCACCGGGTCGGTAGACCCTTTTCTATTCCCGCCGGCTGAGCCGGCGGCTTATGAAGAACGTCATCGGCCGGCCCAACGCCCTTCTTCAGGCCGATCCGTCGCTGCCTTGGCGCTCCAACCGCTGCCGGTACACTTCATACATGACCACCCCCCCGGCAACCGAGGCATTCAACGAGTCGACGCGGCCCACCTGGGGAATGCCGATCAGCATATCGCAGTTTTTCCTAACCAGCGGCCGCAAGCCTTTCTCCTCACTGCCGACGACAATGGCCACAGGGCCCGATAAATCGGCTTGAAAAAGGCCGGCCCCTGACGCGCGATCGAGCCCCGCCACCCATAGGCCGGCCGATTTGACGGCGGTGATCGTCTTCACCAGATTGGTCACACGGGCCAGCCGGGTATGCTCCAAGGCACCGGCTGAAACGCCTGAGACGGTCGGCGTGGGCGTCGCCGACCGGTCCTTGGCTATCACCACACCCCAAATGCCGGCGCAATACGCCGTCCGTATCAAAGCCCCCAGATTGTGGGGATCCTGGATGCTGTCCAGCAGCAGCAGGCACGGGGCACCCCCACCGTCCACCGGTGCAAGAATTTCGTCGAGTCCCTGGTATGGAAATCCCGACACGGCGGCACACACTCCCTGATGCTGCCCTGTTTCAGCCATGGCGGACAACCGACGGGGCGACACGCGTGAAAGCGGGACCCCTTCCGCCGCCGCCCTTTCCTCGAGCGCTTTCAAGCGCGGCGTAACCCCGCCGCGAGACAGCCAGATCTCCCGGATGGTCCTTCTCCCCGCCCTCAACGCCTCATTTACCGGGTGGTAGCCGTACAGGATTTCCATAATTTTATCGCTGCGCACTAAAATTGAATGCGGCTGCGCCGCCACATATGCGTTGATTTCGTCAGCTCGTCAAACCGACCGCCGATCTCCGATCTGGTCAAGTCCTGATCTTAAGTTGTCACTTTTTCGATGTTGGACGTTCATCTTAGACCTCTGACCGCTGACCTCTGACACCTCACCGGTAGCTTTCGACAATGGCAATCAGTTCACCGGCAGCCTTTTCCAGTTCGTCGTTGACGACGATGTGGCGGTAGATGTTTTTTTGCGCCATTTCCCTGACCGCATTGCGCAAACGCTTGCGGATGGTTTCCGGGCTGTCGGTCGCCCTTCCTTCGAGGCGCTGCCCGAGCACCTCGAGCGAGGGCGGCATGACGAATATCGTGACGGCTTCAGGGAAACGCTCCAGAATCTGGAGGGTGCCCTGCACGTCGATGTCCAGAAGAACGTCCCTTCCGCCCGCCAGGGCATCTGACAGGAAGGCCGCCGAGGTGCCGTAGTAGTTGTCGTGAACCAACGCCCACTCGGCCCAGTAGGCCCGATCCAGTTTTTTCAGAAAATCTTCCCTGGAGATGAAGTGATAGTCCTCCCCGTCCTTTTCTCCGGCCCGGGGATCCCTGGTGGTGTAGGAGACGGAATAACAGATGTCCGGAAACCGGTCCAGGAGTCTTCCACACAGCGTCGTTTTGCCCGCTCCCGAGGGTGCGGAAACGACTAGCAGCGTCCCTTTTTTTCCCGATTTCTCAGCCAAACCAGTCCCTGCTACTCTTTCAAGGTCGCGTATCTCTGGGAAATCGTTTCCGCCTGTATGGCGGACAAAACGATATGGTTGCTGTCCATGACGATGATGGAGCGGGTTCTCCGCCCGTGGGTTGCGTCTATCAACCGCCTCTCTTCCCGGGCTTCGTCCTTCAGGCGCTTCATGGGTGCGGAATTGGGGGCCACGATACCCACCACGCGTTCGGCCACCACCGTGTTGCCGAAGCCGATATTCAACAGAGCCTTTTCCATATGTTTGCCTTTGTCGTTCGTTGAAAGCCGAATACTTATGGGGTCAAGAAGCCGAGTGAAACGCAGCTAATAGTTCACAGCTCATAGCTGATAGCGGGCGATGAGCTACGTGCTATCAGCTATGAGCTTTCCCATGGAACCCTCGAACCCTTTATTGGGTTTTGAATTGTGGATTAACCGGCGGTCAGTAATCCAGGGCTTCAGCCCTGAAAAAAACGAAGCGCCACCTAACACTGTAATCTATAATTCACAATTCATAATTACCAATTTCCCATTCCCCGCATGGAACATTAAGAGCGGCGCAGCCGCGTTTCGTGACAGCGCGCAGCGCTGTTACTATTCGATGTTCTGTACCTGCTCTCTGAGCTTCTCCAGCTCCGACTTGACCGCCACCACCATATGGGCCACCTCCGACTTCCCGGTCTTCGAGCCGATGGTGTTGAATTCGCGGTTGAATTCCTGCAGCAGAAAATTGAGCGGTTGACCCGCCGGCGCATCCCCGGCCATGATGGTGTGGAACTGTTTGATGTGGCTCTCCGCTCGCACGATCTCCTCGGAGATGTCACTCTTGTCGGCCAGCAGCGCCGCTTCCTGTTCCACACGCCCCTCGTCGATCCTGATCACGTCTTTTGCAAGCACCTGGATGCGCTCTCGCAAACGGTCCCGGTATTGGGCCGGCAGGCCTTTGCTTTTTTCCCTGATCGCAAGCAGGTGGTTTTCGATCGTTTTGAGCCGCACAACAAAGTCGTCGGCAATGTGCGCGCCTTCTCTTCTGCGCATGACATCCACCGCCCCCAGCGCTTCCCGGGCACAGGTTGCAACAACCGGCCATACGTAGTCGGCATCCCTGGGCTGCTCAACGGGTCTGATCATATCGCCCCTGGCCGCAATCAGCTCCAAGGGGATCTCTCCGGATGCGCCGATAAGTTCCTTAAGTTCAATCAAGGCCTTTTGGTATGCCCTGGCCTTCGGAACGTCGACTTCGTAGGCCGTCGATCCCTCGGATTCGTCCCGAACAGCCACCCTGACCTCGACCCGCCCCCTGGCAATACTTTCCGCTATCAGGGCCCGCAGTTTTTCCTCGACCGCCGGATATCCCTGCGGCATGCGCAAATTGATATCCAGATGCCGGCTGTTGTAGGAGCGCATCTCGATCTTGACGTTCACACTGTTTTGAGTCTTTTCAGCGTCGGCGTATGCCGTCATGCTTTTGATCATTGCCTACCTCGTCGGGTGTCCGTGGATGTCCGTATTTCATATCCCTGAGATACCTGTCGCGAACCAGGGTTAAAAAGTCCTGCATTTTTTCCCCGGCATAGTCCGGATATGTCCAGGGAAGGGCCCTGAAAGCCCCCTTCTGGTACATCAGCGTCAGGTCGGCATAAATGCCGCCACCGATGTAAATGCGGTGGGTGAAGTTTTTCCCGGTGGCCAGTACGAAGCGTTCGGCGAGCATATACCCCGGATCGATATTGACCCTGCGCTTGCCCTCGATGGCATACGTATCTTCGATGGCGTTGGTCGTTCGCTTGATGGATGCCAGCGCGCCCTGGTTTATCAAGCCGCCGAAAGCCATTACCCGCCTGAAAAGCGGCTCACCCATTTCCCGGCTATAGTAAGAGGTAAAGTCAAAAGGAATCCAACCACTTACCAGGTCCAGAGGCCCGAACTGGGCCTGCAAATCTTCCACCACCGGGCCGATCAGGCTTCTTTCCTTCAAAAAAAGACCGGCGACCAGCTTTGCCGGACGCGGCGGTACGGGGCGGCTCATAGGGATTTGGCTTCGTCGATCAGCATGATCGGAATGCCTTCCCTGATTTCATATACCAGGCGGCATTTTTCACAAACGAGGCCGTCTTCTTTTTCGTTCAAATGGATATCCCCCTTGCACTTGGGGCAGGCCAGAATATCCAGCAATTCACTGCTGAGTGCCATGGTTACCTCCTGATC contains:
- the icd gene encoding isocitrate dehydrogenase (NADP(+)), which gives rise to MKITKKEGKLEVPDHVTIPFVEGDGTGPDIWNASRLVFDEAVKKVYKGGRAVAWLEVLAGEKGFNATGEWLPEETLDSIREHVVAIKGPLTTPVGEGIRSVNVAIRQQLDLFACVRPVNYIDPVPSPLKHPEKVDMVIFRENTEDLYAGIEWQAGSEEAGKVSKFLSEEMATVLPPDAGIGIKPISAAKTKRLVASAIAYALENRKSSVTLMHKGNIMKFTEGAFRNWGYEVAAERFGDKVITEESVFAKHGGEPPEGKLVIKDRIADMLFQQVLLRPEEFQVIATPNLNGDYLSDALAAQVGGLGMAPGANIGDACAVFEATHGTAPKYAGQDKVNPSSLILSGAMMFDYLGWKEAASAIRRSLQLTIKEGTVTYDLARQIAGARKVKCSAFAERIAKNL
- the rlmB gene encoding 23S rRNA (guanosine(2251)-2'-O)-methyltransferase RlmB codes for the protein MEILYGYHPVNEALRAGRRTIREIWLSRGGVTPRLKALEERAAAEGVPLSRVSPRRLSAMAETGQHQGVCAAVSGFPYQGLDEILAPVDGGGAPCLLLLDSIQDPHNLGALIRTAYCAGIWGVVIAKDRSATPTPTVSGVSAGALEHTRLARVTNLVKTITAVKSAGLWVAGLDRASGAGLFQADLSGPVAIVVGSEEKGLRPLVRKNCDMLIGIPQVGRVDSLNASVAGGVVMYEVYRQRLERQGSDGSA
- the gmk gene encoding guanylate kinase, encoding MAEKSGKKGTLLVVSAPSGAGKTTLCGRLLDRFPDICYSVSYTTRDPRAGEKDGEDYHFISREDFLKKLDRAYWAEWALVHDNYYGTSAAFLSDALAGGRDVLLDIDVQGTLQILERFPEAVTIFVMPPSLEVLGQRLEGRATDSPETIRKRLRNAVREMAQKNIYRHIVVNDELEKAAGELIAIVESYR
- a CDS encoding DUF370 domain-containing protein produces the protein MEKALLNIGFGNTVVAERVVGIVAPNSAPMKRLKDEAREERRLIDATHGRRTRSIIVMDSNHIVLSAIQAETISQRYATLKE
- a CDS encoding YicC family protein: MIKSMTAYADAEKTQNSVNVKIEMRSYNSRHLDINLRMPQGYPAVEEKLRALIAESIARGRVEVRVAVRDESEGSTAYEVDVPKARAYQKALIELKELIGASGEIPLELIAARGDMIRPVEQPRDADYVWPVVATCAREALGAVDVMRRREGAHIADDFVVRLKTIENHLLAIREKSKGLPAQYRDRLRERIQVLAKDVIRIDEGRVEQEAALLADKSDISEEIVRAESHIKQFHTIMAGDAPAGQPLNFLLQEFNREFNTIGSKTGKSEVAHMVVAVKSELEKLREQVQNIE
- a CDS encoding DUF4416 family protein, with amino-acid sequence MSRPVPPRPAKLVAGLFLKERSLIGPVVEDLQAQFGPLDLVSGWIPFDFTSYYSREMGEPLFRRVMAFGGLINQGALASIKRTTNAIEDTYAIEGKRRVNIDPGYMLAERFVLATGKNFTHRIYIGGGIYADLTLMYQKGAFRALPWTYPDYAGEKMQDFLTLVRDRYLRDMKYGHPRTPDEVGNDQKHDGIRRR
- a CDS encoding Trm112 family protein, whose product is MALSSELLDILACPKCKGDIHLNEKEDGLVCEKCRLVYEIREGIPIMLIDEAKSL